A genomic region of uncultured Paludibaculum sp. contains the following coding sequences:
- a CDS encoding mandelate racemase/muconate lactonizing enzyme family protein translates to MKITNVRPLVMGTPWRNLTFVVVETDEGLTGLGEVRMINNTEALLGYLAESVPRYVLGKDPFDRELIVDHMRLHDYSRAGEVAMSGISLIEMACWDLVGKALNQPVYRLMGGAVRPKIKAYANGWYTVERTPEEFAKAARRVVDRGYRAAKLDPFGAGFYELDRQERLKSIALVEAVRHEAGPDFDIFVEMHGRFNPATAIQIARELEPFHPAWLEEPVPPENLKALKKVADAVHTPIATGERIHTRFECRELFELQCCDIVQIDLSHFGGISEARKLAAWAEAYYMLVAPHNVCGPVATAANVHLAACTPNYKILEHFNDFADAWVQGAVDHYPQVVDGYFSLPDRPGLGLSLNEDFVAAHPRENVHFDLYSEDWHKRQVSKPEAKA, encoded by the coding sequence ATGAAGATCACCAACGTCCGCCCCCTGGTCATGGGCACCCCCTGGCGCAACCTCACCTTCGTTGTCGTCGAAACCGACGAAGGACTCACCGGCCTCGGCGAAGTCCGCATGATCAATAACACCGAGGCTCTGCTTGGCTATCTCGCCGAGTCCGTTCCGCGCTACGTTCTCGGCAAGGATCCCTTCGACCGCGAACTCATCGTCGACCACATGCGGCTACACGACTACAGCCGCGCCGGTGAAGTCGCCATGAGTGGCATCTCGCTGATCGAAATGGCCTGCTGGGACCTCGTCGGCAAGGCGCTCAACCAGCCCGTCTACCGGCTCATGGGCGGAGCCGTGCGCCCCAAAATCAAGGCCTACGCCAACGGCTGGTACACCGTCGAACGTACGCCAGAGGAGTTCGCCAAGGCCGCTCGACGGGTAGTCGACCGCGGCTATCGCGCCGCCAAACTCGACCCCTTCGGCGCGGGATTCTATGAGCTTGACCGCCAGGAGCGCCTCAAGTCCATCGCCCTCGTTGAAGCGGTCCGCCACGAGGCAGGGCCCGACTTCGACATCTTCGTCGAGATGCATGGCCGCTTCAATCCCGCCACCGCGATTCAGATCGCCCGGGAGCTGGAACCCTTTCACCCAGCCTGGCTCGAAGAGCCGGTGCCACCAGAGAACCTGAAGGCGCTCAAGAAGGTTGCCGACGCCGTCCACACGCCCATCGCCACTGGCGAGCGCATCCACACCCGCTTTGAATGCCGCGAGCTCTTCGAACTCCAGTGCTGCGACATCGTGCAGATCGACCTCTCTCACTTCGGCGGCATCTCCGAGGCGCGCAAGCTCGCGGCCTGGGCCGAGGCTTACTACATGCTCGTCGCTCCGCACAACGTCTGTGGACCCGTCGCCACGGCGGCCAATGTCCACCTCGCCGCCTGTACGCCCAACTACAAAATCCTCGAGCACTTCAACGACTTCGCCGACGCCTGGGTCCAGGGCGCGGTCGACCACTATCCGCAGGTCGTCGACGGCTACTTCTCCCTGCCCGACCGCCCCGGCCTCGGCCTCTCGCTGAACGAAGACTTCGTCGCCGCCCACCCACGCGAGAACGTCCACTTCGACCTCTACTCCGAGGACTGGCACAAGCGGCAAGTGTCCAAACCGGAGGCAAAAGCGTAG
- a CDS encoding SMI1/KNR4 family protein — translation MKRWVMAATTYSIDRLPRRIVAKQRLQLPLAAARVLKPLDLVEGNEPRIRRQREHHDRLSLKMPTPEPQVDLVDRLDRIRTKLERLRAADSSFSVFGSDAHQYRLRPPLPPEALSDLEKHLGVQLPDEYRLFVAQLGDGGAGPYYGLIPLDDHDLEDLTQPDLTRKPFRWTAAFNPYDWDDPCSQEDVWCDDEDDSDEEMAEEGNREEDEEAPQRQIILGVPGALYICHYGCGIRLLLIVNGQSCGEVWRDAQNDDAGLRPECDDRSRHMGFMDWYERWLDESLATIGPPQQDSPEDPRNDAQEPSY, via the coding sequence GTGAAGAGGTGGGTGATGGCAGCTACGACGTACTCGATAGATCGCTTGCCCCGTCGCATCGTCGCCAAGCAACGGCTCCAACTACCGCTCGCCGCCGCCCGCGTGTTGAAGCCCCTCGACCTCGTTGAGGGAAACGAACCTCGGATTCGCAGGCAAAGGGAGCACCATGATAGGCTCAGTCTCAAGATGCCGACGCCGGAACCACAGGTTGATCTCGTCGACCGATTGGACAGAATTCGGACGAAACTGGAGCGGCTGCGCGCCGCCGATTCATCTTTCTCAGTCTTCGGATCCGATGCCCACCAGTACCGCCTCCGGCCGCCACTCCCGCCAGAAGCCCTATCGGACTTGGAAAAGCACCTGGGCGTGCAATTGCCGGACGAGTATCGCTTGTTCGTCGCGCAGCTCGGCGACGGCGGCGCAGGCCCCTATTACGGGCTCATTCCTCTGGATGATCACGACCTTGAGGACCTCACGCAACCGGATCTGACCCGCAAACCATTTCGATGGACGGCGGCATTCAACCCATACGACTGGGACGATCCGTGCAGTCAGGAGGACGTTTGGTGCGACGACGAGGATGACTCGGACGAGGAGATGGCCGAAGAAGGCAACCGCGAAGAGGACGAGGAAGCCCCTCAACGACAGATCATTCTTGGCGTCCCCGGCGCGCTGTACATCTGCCACTATGGGTGCGGCATTCGGCTCCTGCTCATCGTCAACGGCCAGAGCTGCGGGGAGGTGTGGCGCGATGCTCAGAACGATGACGCAGGGCTCCGACCGGAGTGCGATGACCGCAGTCGACATATGGGCTTCATGGACTGGTATGAGAGATGGCTGGATGAGAGTCTTGCAACGATAGGCCCTCCGCAACAAGACTCACCGGAGGATCCGCGAAACGACGCTCAGGAGCCCTCGTACTAA
- a CDS encoding type II toxin-antitoxin system HipA family toxin — MAGRLDVYLHSDLVGHLAQHPGGGVQFDYAESWLNTPGAVPLSQSLPLRAKRFQRKECQGFFAGILPDEAKREIIARNLGISARNDYAMLERIGGECAGAVTFLPAGEPLPVRNDNYRPLSAEQLAAILRELPRRPLLAGDEGIRLSLAGAQDKIAARIENGEVCLPLGGAPSTHILKPAVDRFADVVFNEALCMKLAAGAGLPAAAVATRSVQGIDYLLVERYDRVHKQHPGTGPVLERLHQEDFCQALGLLPEHKYQKEGGPSLKQCFRLLREVSSAPAIDLARLLEAVIFNYLVGNNDAHGKNFSLLYHGAGTADRATRLAPLYDVVCTVYYSELSPNMAMRIGDEYLSEKVTARSFEHLAEEAGLGKPLVRARVPEMAARVLAALEKVEIANPAAEKVAALIRQRAVKVRDRFRG; from the coding sequence ATGGCCGGAAGACTCGACGTCTATCTCCACAGTGATCTTGTAGGGCACCTTGCTCAACACCCGGGCGGCGGCGTGCAATTCGACTATGCGGAAAGCTGGTTGAATACCCCCGGAGCCGTACCCTTATCCCAGTCGCTGCCGTTGCGCGCCAAGCGCTTCCAACGCAAGGAGTGCCAGGGTTTCTTCGCCGGCATCTTGCCGGACGAGGCCAAGCGTGAGATCATTGCCCGCAATCTTGGCATCAGCGCGCGCAACGACTACGCCATGCTCGAGCGGATCGGTGGAGAGTGCGCGGGCGCGGTCACCTTCCTCCCGGCGGGAGAGCCTCTGCCGGTGCGAAATGACAACTACCGACCCCTCTCGGCGGAGCAACTCGCTGCGATCCTCAGGGAGCTTCCGAGGCGCCCTCTGTTGGCAGGCGACGAAGGCATCAGGTTGTCGCTCGCCGGGGCACAGGACAAGATCGCGGCGCGCATCGAGAACGGCGAGGTCTGCTTGCCCCTCGGCGGCGCACCGAGTACGCATATCCTCAAGCCCGCTGTCGATCGTTTCGCCGATGTCGTCTTCAATGAGGCGCTGTGCATGAAGCTGGCCGCGGGGGCCGGGCTGCCTGCGGCTGCCGTGGCCACCAGGAGCGTGCAGGGCATCGACTACCTTCTGGTGGAACGCTATGACCGCGTCCACAAACAGCACCCCGGCACTGGGCCGGTCCTGGAGCGGCTTCATCAGGAGGATTTCTGCCAGGCCTTGGGGCTGTTGCCCGAACACAAATACCAGAAGGAAGGCGGCCCGTCTCTCAAGCAGTGCTTCCGGCTGCTGCGCGAGGTCTCCAGCGCCCCCGCCATCGATCTGGCGCGGCTCCTGGAGGCGGTGATCTTCAACTACCTCGTCGGAAACAACGACGCACACGGAAAGAACTTCTCGCTGCTCTACCATGGTGCCGGAACGGCCGACCGGGCGACCCGGCTCGCGCCGCTCTACGATGTTGTTTGCACTGTGTACTATTCCGAGCTCAGCCCCAACATGGCGATGAGGATTGGCGACGAGTATCTGTCGGAGAAGGTGACCGCCAGGAGCTTCGAGCACTTGGCTGAAGAGGCGGGCCTGGGCAAGCCATTGGTGCGGGCCCGAGTGCCGGAGATGGCCGCAAGGGTCCTGGCCGCGTTGGAGAAGGTTGAGATCGCGAATCCAGCGGCGGAGAAGGTGGCGGCGCTGATAAGGCAACGCGCGGTCAAGGTCCGGGATCGATTTCGAGGATGA
- a CDS encoding helix-turn-helix transcriptional regulator produces the protein MRYTPTEIGQLIRDTRKTLGVTQKDLALTSGTGLRFIVDLEKGKETCEIGKVLTVLNTLGIRIALTPPPGAKE, from the coding sequence ATGAGATACACACCCACCGAGATCGGCCAACTGATCAGGGATACCCGCAAGACGCTGGGTGTCACGCAGAAAGATCTCGCCCTCACCTCGGGCACGGGGCTGCGGTTCATCGTCGATCTTGAAAAAGGTAAGGAAACCTGCGAGATCGGCAAGGTGCTGACGGTCCTGAATACGTTGGGGATTCGGATCGCCCTCACACCTCCTCCGGGCGCAAAGGAATAG
- a CDS encoding quercetin 2,3-dioxygenase, whose amino-acid sequence MTIAQMAPVITRKSLENTYQYGGGTISVLLSAAETGGQFSVWESVQKPGNEPPLHVHYTADETFFVMEGRMRFMVGEEVLEAPEGSVVFAPRGIPHTFKIKSEYARAITVCTPGGFEEWFRTLGTPASSFDLPESVEPFSPADLPRMIELGRKLGTETIRPVEF is encoded by the coding sequence ATGACGATTGCGCAGATGGCTCCGGTGATCACCCGGAAGAGCCTGGAGAACACTTACCAGTATGGGGGTGGAACGATTAGCGTTCTACTGTCGGCGGCAGAGACCGGCGGCCAGTTTTCCGTTTGGGAGAGCGTGCAGAAGCCCGGGAATGAGCCGCCTTTGCATGTCCACTACACGGCGGACGAAACCTTCTTCGTGATGGAAGGACGGATGCGGTTTATGGTGGGTGAGGAGGTTTTGGAGGCTCCGGAGGGGAGCGTGGTGTTCGCGCCCAGGGGCATTCCGCATACGTTCAAGATCAAGTCGGAGTATGCCAGGGCGATCACCGTCTGTACGCCCGGTGGGTTCGAGGAGTGGTTCCGAACCTTGGGGACGCCCGCGAGCAGTTTCGATTTGCCCGAGAGTGTGGAGCCGTTTTCGCCGGCTGACTTGCCCCGCATGATTGAGTTGGGGCGGAAGCTGGGAACGGAGACGATCCGGCCCGTGGAGTTCTGA
- a CDS encoding family 43 glycosylhydrolase: MPTPESPALARRTTIFGNRALRILWIAAAPFLLPVSAQPERPRTFANPLNLEYRFMIDQPSRREAADPAIVLFGDDYYLFASKSGGYWHSRDLVDWKFVTSAGLPIEAYAPAVMVLDNALYYTACNIGLYKSTDPKSGKWEFVSQTFNVGDPDLFADDDGRVYLYYGLSYNGAISGMELDPKNHFKPIGEPFLCFRANFAQHGWERRGDDNLGAATGNLFQEGPWLEGSWMTKHAGTYYLQYAAPGTEFRTYSDGVYTAPTPRGPFTYAPSSPFSFKPSGFITGAGHSGTFADKEGRYWHIATMVISMKHQFERRLGLFPAGFDADGVLHMNTLFGDYPQVAPHDRKGDSVDTSAGWMLLSYGKKAQASSSLDTFGPEKAFDEDIKSYWSARTPNAGEWLSVDLGKTCRLEAVQVNFAEHESTTLGRSPELYHQYRLDASLDGKEWQPLADRSANRRDVPHDYVQLSAPASARYVRLTNVRVPGGGPFSVRDLRIFGSGEGKPPAAAPSFEVHRDVSDPRNAVVRWQMSRDAAGYIVRYGVAPGKLYQNYEVRGQKELAIHGLNAETDYYFTVDAFNDSGRTQGTQTQAAAHPGRK, translated from the coding sequence ATGCCCACTCCGGAGAGCCCTGCCCTTGCGCGACGAACCACCATCTTCGGGAACCGCGCCCTGCGCATACTGTGGATCGCTGCCGCGCCCTTCCTGCTCCCGGTCAGCGCCCAGCCGGAACGCCCTCGGACCTTCGCCAATCCTCTCAACCTCGAATATCGCTTCATGATCGACCAGCCCAGCCGGCGCGAGGCGGCCGACCCCGCCATCGTCCTCTTCGGCGACGACTACTACCTCTTCGCATCCAAGTCCGGCGGCTACTGGCATTCCAGGGATCTGGTCGACTGGAAATTTGTCACGTCGGCCGGCCTACCCATCGAAGCCTATGCGCCAGCGGTGATGGTCCTCGACAATGCCCTCTACTACACCGCCTGCAATATCGGCCTCTACAAAAGCACCGACCCCAAGAGCGGCAAATGGGAGTTCGTGAGCCAGACCTTCAACGTGGGTGACCCTGACCTCTTTGCCGACGACGACGGGCGTGTCTACCTCTACTACGGCTTGTCCTACAACGGAGCCATCTCCGGCATGGAACTCGACCCGAAGAATCACTTCAAGCCCATCGGAGAGCCGTTCCTGTGCTTCCGTGCCAATTTTGCCCAGCACGGATGGGAGCGCCGCGGCGACGACAACCTCGGCGCCGCTACTGGCAACCTATTCCAGGAAGGTCCCTGGCTGGAGGGCTCGTGGATGACGAAGCATGCCGGCACCTACTATCTGCAGTACGCCGCGCCGGGCACCGAATTCCGTACCTACTCCGACGGCGTCTACACCGCCCCCACGCCGCGCGGGCCCTTCACCTACGCCCCCTCCAGCCCGTTCTCGTTCAAGCCCTCGGGCTTCATCACCGGAGCCGGTCACAGCGGGACGTTTGCCGACAAGGAAGGACGCTACTGGCACATCGCCACCATGGTCATCTCGATGAAGCATCAGTTCGAACGCCGCCTCGGCCTCTTCCCGGCCGGCTTCGACGCCGACGGTGTCCTCCATATGAACACTCTGTTTGGCGACTATCCCCAGGTGGCGCCCCACGACCGGAAAGGGGACTCGGTGGACACCTCCGCCGGCTGGATGCTGCTCTCTTACGGGAAGAAGGCCCAGGCCTCGTCGAGCCTCGATACCTTCGGCCCCGAGAAAGCGTTCGACGAAGACATCAAGAGCTACTGGAGTGCGCGCACCCCGAACGCCGGTGAGTGGCTGAGCGTCGATCTTGGCAAGACCTGCCGTCTCGAGGCGGTTCAGGTGAACTTCGCCGAGCACGAGTCCACCACACTCGGTCGCAGCCCGGAGCTCTATCATCAGTACCGCCTCGATGCATCGCTAGACGGGAAGGAATGGCAGCCACTCGCCGACCGTTCCGCCAATCGCAGGGACGTCCCGCACGACTACGTGCAACTGTCCGCGCCAGCCTCCGCACGTTACGTACGGCTAACGAATGTCCGCGTGCCCGGTGGTGGCCCATTCAGTGTGCGCGATCTCCGCATCTTCGGCAGCGGCGAAGGCAAACCACCCGCTGCTGCTCCTTCTTTCGAAGTTCACCGCGATGTCAGCGACCCCAGGAACGCGGTGGTCCGCTGGCAGATGTCGCGCGACGCCGCCGGCTATATCGTGCGCTACGGCGTTGCACCGGGCAAGCTCTACCAGAACTATGAGGTGCGAGGCCAGAAGGAACTGGCGATCCACGGCCTGAACGCGGAGACGGACTACTACTTCACAGTGGACGCGTTCAACGACAGTGGCCGGACCCAGGGGACTCAGACCCAGGCGGCCGCGCATCCGGGCCGTAAGTAG
- a CDS encoding ester cyclase translates to MAANTEILARFIEECWNARSRTICDELLDANYEHYMPGVEQPTVGPAAYQQMVDTFVAGFPDVRFEVVEAFGEGSNVCLVWIARATHEGVFNGIPPTMRPVAIKGVAVARIENGRITRITSMFDNAGFAAQLSAPAEKPAEAWSRTARAASQ, encoded by the coding sequence ATGGCCGCGAACACCGAAATATTGGCCCGCTTCATCGAAGAATGCTGGAATGCGCGCAGCCGGACGATCTGCGACGAACTCCTCGACGCCAACTATGAGCACTACATGCCCGGCGTCGAGCAACCAACCGTGGGTCCAGCCGCCTATCAACAAATGGTCGACACCTTTGTCGCTGGCTTCCCCGACGTGCGCTTCGAGGTCGTCGAAGCCTTTGGCGAGGGCTCCAACGTCTGCCTCGTTTGGATCGCGCGCGCCACCCACGAGGGCGTGTTCAACGGCATTCCGCCCACCATGCGTCCCGTCGCGATCAAAGGCGTCGCGGTTGCCAGGATCGAGAACGGGCGGATTACCCGGATCACTTCAATGTTCGACAATGCGGGTTTCGCCGCGCAGCTCAGCGCACCGGCGGAGAAGCCCGCCGAAGCCTGGAGCCGCACGGCGCGCGCCGCGTCACAGTAG
- the efp gene encoding elongation factor P, which translates to MAVLIDAINVKKRTLFEHENTPYSCLDVEVNTPTARGGQTLVRLKIRNLLTNAVFEKTFKASDKFKEPDLQMVPASYLYSDGDGAQFLDQDNYETLTLADEVLGGAKDFLISGTIVELLKYNGNPIGLELPTFVELEVTSTEPGVRGDSSSGSVTKPATLETGLEIRVPLFIKEGEKVRVSTETRGFAGRA; encoded by the coding sequence ATGGCCGTATTGATTGATGCGATCAACGTCAAGAAGAGAACCCTGTTTGAGCACGAGAACACGCCCTACTCCTGCCTGGATGTGGAGGTGAACACTCCTACGGCCCGCGGCGGACAGACCTTGGTGCGGTTGAAGATTCGCAACCTGCTGACGAATGCGGTCTTCGAGAAGACCTTCAAGGCGAGCGACAAGTTCAAGGAGCCCGACCTGCAGATGGTGCCGGCGTCCTATCTCTACAGCGACGGCGATGGCGCCCAGTTCCTGGACCAGGACAACTATGAAACCCTGACGCTGGCCGACGAGGTCCTGGGCGGCGCGAAGGATTTCCTGATCTCGGGCACGATCGTCGAGCTGCTGAAGTACAACGGGAATCCTATTGGGCTGGAACTGCCGACGTTCGTGGAACTGGAAGTGACTTCAACGGAGCCGGGCGTTCGTGGCGATTCGTCCAGCGGCAGCGTCACCAAGCCGGCCACGTTGGAGACCGGCTTGGAAATCCGCGTGCCCCTCTTCATCAAAGAGGGCGAGAAGGTGCGGGTATCGACGGAGACACGAGGGTTTGCCGGACGAGCCTGA
- a CDS encoding SRPBCC family protein: protein MLFYPESFKLSTPTDLEIVVERDFNAPRELVFEAFTKPELVRRWLLGPDGWTMPVCEIDLRVGGLYRYVWRKEATGVQMGMGGEFRKIVHPAKLVATEKFDDAWYPGDAVDTTEFSEQAGVTKMTLTVLYESKEARDTATRSGMEHGMVAGYNRLEEVLASSPAIR, encoded by the coding sequence ATGTTGTTCTACCCGGAGAGTTTCAAGTTATCCACGCCCACCGATCTCGAGATCGTGGTCGAGCGCGATTTCAACGCCCCACGGGAACTGGTGTTCGAGGCATTCACCAAGCCGGAGCTGGTCAGACGCTGGCTGCTGGGCCCGGACGGTTGGACCATGCCCGTCTGCGAGATCGACCTGCGGGTCGGCGGCCTCTACCGCTACGTCTGGCGCAAGGAAGCCACCGGCGTGCAGATGGGCATGGGAGGCGAGTTCCGCAAGATCGTCCACCCGGCCAAACTGGTGGCCACCGAGAAATTCGACGACGCCTGGTATCCCGGTGACGCCGTCGATACGACGGAGTTCAGCGAGCAGGCAGGCGTGACAAAGATGACGCTCACTGTGCTCTACGAGTCGAAGGAAGCACGCGACACGGCCACAAGGTCCGGTATGGAGCACGGCATGGTGGCGGGCTACAACCGGCTGGAGGAAGTATTGGCCTCCTCGCCGGCCATTCGCTGA
- a CDS encoding metalloregulator ArsR/SmtB family transcription factor, translating into MQISASHLDATFAALADPTRRAILARLASGEATVNELAEPFAMTQPAISKHLKVLERAGLISRVRDAQRRPSRLQPERLAEASAWLEQYRQFWESSFARLDVLLEELKPRKTKRAKPSRG; encoded by the coding sequence ATGCAAATCTCCGCCAGCCACCTCGATGCCACCTTCGCCGCGCTCGCCGATCCCACCAGGCGCGCCATTCTTGCCCGCCTGGCCTCAGGCGAAGCCACCGTCAATGAACTGGCTGAGCCGTTTGCCATGACCCAACCGGCCATCTCAAAGCACCTCAAAGTGCTTGAGCGGGCCGGCCTCATTTCCAGAGTCCGCGACGCCCAGCGCCGGCCCAGCCGCCTCCAACCGGAGCGGCTGGCCGAAGCCAGCGCGTGGCTCGAACAGTATCGCCAGTTTTGGGAATCGTCGTTTGCCCGGCTGGACGTTTTGCTGGAAGAGCTGAAACCCAGGAAGACCAAGCGCGCGAAGCCCTCGCGCGGATGA